A region of Jannaschia sp. W003 DNA encodes the following proteins:
- a CDS encoding HD family hydrolase, which translates to MPPARPSRKDAPPRAWQRMLSGRRLDLLDPTPVDVEIGDIAHGLAFVARWNGQTRGDWPYSVAEHSLLVEAILGRLHPAATPAERLTALLHDAPEYVIGDMISPVKAAVGPGYEALDARLAAAVHIRFGLPARTPAPLKRRIKAADKLSAWLEAVELAGFTVSEANRFFGRPAAGVLEGLHLVLRPPAEVRAAYAARHAELLALLDRAS; encoded by the coding sequence ATGCCCCCTGCCCGACCGTCCCGCAAGGACGCCCCGCCCCGCGCCTGGCAGCGCATGCTGTCGGGCCGCCGGCTGGACCTCCTGGACCCCACGCCCGTGGACGTCGAGATCGGCGACATCGCCCACGGGCTGGCCTTCGTGGCGCGCTGGAACGGGCAGACGCGGGGCGACTGGCCCTACTCCGTGGCCGAGCACTCGCTGCTGGTCGAGGCGATCCTCGGCCGCCTGCATCCCGCCGCGACGCCCGCCGAGCGTCTGACCGCGCTCCTCCACGACGCGCCGGAATACGTGATCGGCGACATGATCTCTCCGGTGAAGGCCGCCGTGGGACCGGGCTACGAGGCGCTCGACGCGCGGCTCGCGGCCGCCGTGCACATCCGCTTCGGCCTGCCCGCACGCACGCCTGCCCCGCTCAAACGCCGGATCAAGGCCGCCGACAAGCTGTCGGCCTGGCTGGAGGCCGTGGAGCTGGCGGGCTTCACGGTGTCCGAGGCCAACCGCTTCTTCGGGCGCCCCGCGGCGGGCGTGCTGGAGGGCCTGCACCTCGTATTGCGCCCGCCCGCCGAGGTGCGCGCGGCCTACGCGGCCCGCCATGCGGAACTGCTCGCGCTCCTCGACCGCGCCTCATGA
- a CDS encoding GNAT family N-acetyltransferase translates to MSVAVRRAAPFDAGAMAALLNAIIAEGGTTALTEPVTGDALRARMRDPEAAWHVAEVAGDVAGFQWIAPHAADPEACEIATFVARGRHGLGIGSALWEATRAEARARGWRVVEAVIRADNDGGCAYYRSRGFEAVGWREGVRLSDGRQVDKVVKRFRL, encoded by the coding sequence ATGAGCGTTGCCGTGCGCCGGGCGGCGCCCTTCGACGCCGGCGCGATGGCCGCGCTCCTCAACGCGATCATCGCCGAGGGCGGCACGACCGCGCTGACCGAGCCCGTGACCGGCGACGCCCTGCGTGCCCGGATGCGCGACCCGGAGGCGGCATGGCACGTGGCCGAGGTGGCGGGCGACGTGGCTGGCTTCCAGTGGATCGCGCCCCACGCCGCGGACCCTGAGGCGTGCGAGATCGCCACCTTCGTGGCGCGGGGCCGGCACGGGCTGGGGATCGGCTCGGCGCTGTGGGAGGCGACGCGCGCCGAGGCGCGGGCGCGGGGCTGGCGCGTCGTCGAGGCGGTGATCCGCGCCGACAACGACGGGGGCTGCGCCTACTACCGCTCGCGCGGCTTCGAGGCGGTGGGGTGGCGGGAGGGTGTCCGCTTGAGCGACGGGCGGCAGGTCGACAAGGTGGTGAAGCGGTTCCGCCTCTGA
- a CDS encoding ActR/PrrA/RegA family redox response regulator transcription factor: MTDAAADAARPEGRIGPDPTLLLVDDDEPFLRRLERAMAKRGFAVEAALSVAEGIAKAEARPPAYAVVDLRLEDGNGLDVVEHLRERRPDARVVVLTGYGAIATAVAAVKIGATDYLAKPADANDITAALLCPDDGAPPPPENPMSADRVRWEHIQRVYELCDRNVSETARRLNMHRRTLQRILAKRSPK, encoded by the coding sequence ATGACAGACGCCGCCGCCGACGCCGCGCGCCCCGAGGGGCGGATCGGCCCCGACCCCACGCTGCTGCTCGTGGACGACGACGAGCCGTTCCTGCGGCGCCTCGAGCGTGCCATGGCCAAGCGCGGCTTCGCCGTGGAGGCCGCGCTCTCGGTGGCCGAGGGCATCGCCAAGGCCGAGGCGCGTCCGCCGGCCTACGCGGTGGTGGACCTGCGGCTGGAGGACGGCAACGGGCTCGACGTGGTGGAGCACCTGCGCGAGCGGCGCCCCGATGCGCGCGTGGTGGTGCTGACGGGCTACGGCGCGATCGCCACCGCGGTGGCCGCCGTGAAGATCGGCGCGACGGACTACCTCGCCAAGCCTGCGGATGCCAACGACATCACCGCCGCGCTCCTGTGCCCCGACGACGGGGCGCCGCCGCCGCCCGAGAATCCCATGAGCGCCGACCGCGTGCGGTGGGAGCACATCCAGCGGGTCTATGAGCTGTGCGACCGCAACGTGAGCGAGACGGCGCGGCGGCTGAACATGCACCGGCGCACGCTGCAGCGTATCCTCGCGAAGCGCTCGCCGAAGTGA
- the regB gene encoding sensor histidine kinase RegB, translating to MSDRPAVPLLPPELAGHRVHLRTLLAMRWVAVAGQTVTLLAAATLLGFELPVGPCAALVGALAATNLAAAWRVPGSTRLGERAVLGILLIDLAQLGALLFLTGGLNNPFALLVVGPVTLAATTLSLRATLLVGALALVSISLLGGYHVPLRHADGWELALPPLYLLGYWVAIVLATLIFGAFALGLTSENDRASRALHATQTALAREQKLHDLSGVIAAAAHELGTPLATIKLVSTELEEELQDADARADVALIRSQADRCRDILRSMGRAGKDDLHMQAAPLETVVSEAAEPHAGRGKALLYDFAAEPGTEGRRPRVRRAPEVIHGLRNLVQNAVDFAESTVRVEGRWSDSEIRLVIEDDGPGYQTEMLARLGDPFLRVPGARDAREDYEGMGLGLFISKTLLERTGARLSFGNRRAFGRRRGATVEIVWPRARLEVTRTALGENPTL from the coding sequence ATGTCCGATCGCCCCGCCGTCCCGCTGCTGCCGCCCGAGCTCGCCGGGCACCGGGTCCACCTGCGCACGCTCCTGGCGATGCGCTGGGTCGCGGTCGCGGGCCAGACCGTCACGCTGCTCGCCGCCGCGACCCTCCTGGGCTTCGAGCTTCCCGTCGGTCCCTGCGCCGCGCTGGTGGGCGCCCTGGCCGCGACGAACCTCGCCGCGGCGTGGCGCGTGCCCGGCTCCACCCGCCTCGGCGAGCGCGCAGTGCTGGGTATCCTGCTGATCGACCTCGCCCAGCTCGGCGCCCTGCTGTTCCTGACGGGCGGGCTCAACAACCCCTTCGCGCTCCTGGTCGTCGGCCCCGTCACGCTCGCCGCCACCACGCTCTCCTTGCGCGCAACGCTCCTGGTGGGCGCGCTCGCGCTCGTGTCCATCTCGCTCCTGGGCGGATACCACGTGCCCCTGCGCCACGCCGACGGCTGGGAGCTGGCGCTGCCGCCGCTCTACCTCCTGGGCTACTGGGTGGCGATCGTCCTGGCGACGCTGATCTTCGGCGCCTTCGCGCTGGGGCTGACCTCCGAGAACGACCGCGCCAGCCGCGCGCTCCACGCCACGCAGACGGCGCTCGCGCGCGAGCAGAAGCTCCACGACCTCTCGGGCGTGATCGCCGCCGCGGCGCACGAGCTGGGCACGCCGCTCGCCACCATCAAGCTGGTCTCCACGGAGCTGGAGGAGGAGCTGCAGGACGCCGATGCCCGCGCCGACGTGGCGCTGATCCGCTCGCAGGCGGACCGCTGCCGCGACATCCTGCGCTCCATGGGCCGGGCCGGAAAGGACGACCTGCACATGCAGGCCGCGCCCCTGGAGACGGTGGTCTCCGAGGCGGCCGAGCCCCACGCGGGCCGCGGCAAGGCCCTGCTCTACGACTTCGCCGCCGAGCCGGGCACCGAGGGGCGCCGCCCCCGCGTGCGCCGCGCCCCCGAGGTGATCCACGGGCTGCGCAACCTCGTGCAGAACGCGGTCGACTTCGCGGAGTCCACCGTGCGCGTCGAGGGCCGGTGGTCGGACAGCGAGATCCGCCTCGTGATCGAGGACGACGGGCCGGGCTACCAGACCGAGATGCTGGCCCGGCTGGGCGACCCGTTCCTGCGCGTGCCTGGGGCCCGCGACGCGCGCGAGGACTACGAGGGCATGGGGCTGGGCCTGTTCATCTCCAAGACCCTCCTTGAGCGCACCGGCGCGCGCCTCTCGTTCGGCAACCGCCGCGCCTTCGGGCGCCGCCGCGGCGCCACGGTGGAGATCGTCTGGCCCCGCGCGCGCCTCGAGGTCACGCGCACCGCGCTGGGCGAGAACCCCACGCTCTGA
- a CDS encoding PAS-domain containing protein gives MEFAVEHAALAAGAAALAVVAVLALIRPRRHARGGPVSLDHLGEPRSFCFRDGYLVSPERGTGFLLSRPVNRLAAWDELRAALSDLIPGVEAAMDALARTGESFRIEGRMGRDRLHLLGLRDGEELRITLAAADEAQDSIRIDVPILAALEAENALLLQSHAAAPGLAWVLDEEGRVIWANGRYMAEVERCLGPGAAAGWPIPALFPGHADAPDGPARRRLGAGTPAAAGAADADGTDSWFEVTMAPPEGGLRHAYAQPLGRLIEAEENLRRFIETLTRTFTALPTGLAIFDRGRSLVMFNPPLLEMTGLDGAWLAGRPHLADVLDALRERQRLPEPRDWRAWRDALVATGSGEARGDWHETWTLATGQSLRMTARPQADGAVAILLEDVTAELSLARRRRSDGDALAALLDAGEDAAAAFGPDGAPLHLNVRMRELCGFEPDAPPSLDAFLARLATLCAPSPLWGEIRDLGRGAEPRADWTETLAHLCGEPLEVHVLPIPDRRLALRICGDFSRLEGSRRVATLRDVAGALGSAAAVPDDGERRAVGGS, from the coding sequence TTGGAATTCGCAGTCGAACACGCCGCGCTCGCGGCCGGGGCGGCGGCGCTCGCCGTCGTCGCGGTCCTGGCGCTGATCCGCCCGCGCCGGCACGCCCGCGGCGGCCCCGTCAGCCTCGACCACCTCGGCGAGCCGCGCAGCTTCTGCTTCCGCGACGGCTACCTCGTCTCGCCCGAGCGGGGCACCGGGTTCCTCTTGTCGCGCCCCGTGAACCGCCTCGCCGCCTGGGACGAGCTGCGCGCCGCGCTCTCGGACCTGATCCCGGGCGTGGAGGCGGCGATGGACGCGCTGGCCCGCACGGGCGAGAGCTTCCGCATCGAGGGGCGCATGGGTCGCGACCGCCTCCACCTCCTCGGCCTGCGCGACGGCGAGGAGCTGCGCATCACCCTCGCCGCCGCCGACGAGGCGCAGGATTCCATCCGCATCGACGTGCCGATCCTGGCCGCCCTCGAGGCCGAGAACGCGCTGCTGCTGCAGTCCCACGCCGCCGCGCCGGGCCTCGCCTGGGTGCTCGACGAGGAAGGGCGCGTGATCTGGGCCAACGGCCGCTACATGGCCGAGGTGGAGCGGTGCCTCGGTCCGGGCGCCGCAGCCGGCTGGCCGATCCCGGCACTGTTTCCCGGCCATGCCGACGCCCCCGACGGCCCCGCGCGGCGGCGCCTCGGCGCGGGCACTCCCGCCGCCGCGGGCGCCGCGGACGCCGACGGCACCGACAGCTGGTTCGAGGTCACGATGGCCCCGCCCGAGGGCGGCCTGCGCCACGCCTACGCCCAGCCGCTCGGCCGTCTGATCGAGGCCGAGGAGAACCTCCGCCGCTTCATCGAGACGCTCACCCGGACCTTCACGGCCCTGCCCACGGGGCTGGCGATCTTCGACCGGGGCCGCTCTCTGGTGATGTTCAACCCCCCATTGCTGGAGATGACCGGCCTCGACGGCGCATGGCTCGCGGGGCGCCCCCACCTGGCGGACGTGCTCGACGCCCTGCGCGAACGTCAGCGCCTGCCCGAGCCGCGCGACTGGCGCGCCTGGCGCGACGCGCTGGTGGCCACCGGCTCGGGCGAGGCGCGCGGGGACTGGCACGAGACTTGGACCCTCGCCACGGGCCAGAGCCTGCGCATGACCGCCCGCCCCCAGGCCGACGGCGCGGTCGCGATCCTCCTGGAGGACGTCACCGCCGAGCTGTCGCTCGCCCGCCGGCGTCGCTCCGACGGCGATGCGCTGGCCGCCCTGCTCGACGCGGGCGAGGACGCGGCCGCGGCGTTCGGCCCGGACGGCGCGCCCCTCCACCTCAACGTGCGCATGCGCGAGTTGTGCGGCTTCGAGCCGGACGCCCCCCCCTCGCTCGACGCCTTCCTCGCGCGCCTCGCCACGCTCTGCGCGCCCTCGCCGCTCTGGGGCGAGATCCGCGACCTCGGGCGCGGCGCCGAGCCGCGCGCGGACTGGACCGAGACGCTCGCCCACCTTTGCGGCGAGCCGCTCGAGGTGCACGTGCTGCCGATCCCCGACCGGCGCCTCGCGCTGCGCATCTGCGGCGACTTCTCGCGGCTGGAAGGCTCCCGCCGCGTCGCCACGCTGCGCGACGTGGCCGGCGCGCTGGGCTCGGCGGCGGCGGTGCCGGACGACGGGGAACGCCGCGCGGTCGGCGGAAGCTAG
- the tsaE gene encoding tRNA (adenosine(37)-N6)-threonylcarbamoyltransferase complex ATPase subunit type 1 TsaE, producing the protein MTDLLLSGPGATEALGRRLARALRPGDALLLAGPTGAGKSLLARALIQEAQRRAGREPEAVPSPTYTLVQTYRAGPLEIWHADLYRLASADELWELGLAEAFDTAAALIEWPDRLGADRPSGAVDVTLALSEGGAARTARLEGPESTLARLLGPQPAGVPA; encoded by the coding sequence ATGACCGACCTTCTCCTCTCCGGACCCGGGGCCACCGAGGCGCTCGGGCGGCGGCTCGCCCGCGCCCTGCGCCCCGGCGACGCGCTCCTGCTCGCGGGCCCCACCGGCGCCGGCAAGAGCCTGCTCGCGCGCGCCCTGATCCAGGAGGCCCAGCGCCGCGCCGGCCGGGAGCCCGAGGCGGTGCCCTCGCCCACCTACACCCTCGTGCAGACCTACCGCGCCGGCCCGCTGGAGATCTGGCACGCCGACCTCTACCGCCTCGCCTCCGCGGACGAGCTGTGGGAACTCGGCCTCGCCGAGGCCTTCGACACAGCCGCCGCGCTGATCGAGTGGCCCGACCGGCTCGGCGCCGACCGCCCCTCGGGCGCGGTGGACGTCACGCTCGCCCTCAGCGAAGGGGGCGCCGCCCGCACTGCCCGGCTCGAGGGCCCGGAATCCACCCTGGCCCGCCTCCTCGGCCCGCAGCCCGCCGGGGTGCCCGCATGA
- a CDS encoding aminoglycoside phosphotransferase family protein — protein MSRDAEIDAFLAAHGHAGAARAPLAGDASARRYERVAGLVLMDAPPGSGEDVRPFLDVAGRLGARGLSVPRIEAADPEAGLVLMEDLGDALFARHVAAHPGDEPALYVAAAETLAAMAEAPADGLPDYRLLMPEFAGLALDWYAPEALDRRAALVAAVGEALAALPGPARLVHRDWHAENLLWLPKREGTARVGILDFQDAAAGPAEYDMASMLHDVRRDVAPEAIDAACARWLALSGRSEEDARRGFAVASAQRNLRILGVFARLCLRDGKRRYPDWIPRTWMLLQRDLAHPALAGVRAIVERAIPAPTEARLDAIRAAAGTRRGEVRAR, from the coding sequence ATGAGCCGCGACGCCGAGATCGACGCCTTCCTCGCCGCCCACGGCCACGCCGGCGCCGCGCGCGCCCCGCTCGCCGGCGACGCCTCGGCCCGCCGCTACGAGCGTGTGGCCGGCCTCGTGCTGATGGACGCGCCCCCAGGAAGCGGCGAGGACGTGCGCCCGTTCCTCGACGTGGCGGGCCGCCTCGGCGCCCGCGGCCTCTCGGTGCCGCGCATTGAGGCCGCCGACCCCGAGGCCGGGCTGGTGCTCATGGAGGACCTGGGCGACGCGCTCTTCGCCCGCCACGTCGCCGCGCACCCCGGGGACGAGCCCGCGCTCTACGTCGCCGCCGCCGAGACCCTGGCCGCGATGGCCGAGGCTCCCGCGGACGGCCTGCCCGACTACCGCCTCCTGATGCCCGAGTTCGCCGGCCTCGCCCTCGACTGGTACGCGCCCGAGGCCCTGGACCGCCGGGCCGCGCTGGTGGCGGCCGTGGGCGAGGCGCTCGCCGCCCTCCCCGGCCCCGCCCGCCTCGTGCACCGCGACTGGCACGCCGAGAACCTCCTGTGGCTGCCGAAGCGCGAGGGCACGGCCCGCGTCGGCATCCTCGACTTCCAGGACGCCGCCGCGGGGCCGGCCGAGTACGACATGGCCTCGATGCTCCACGACGTGCGCCGCGACGTGGCGCCCGAGGCGATCGACGCCGCCTGCGCGCGCTGGCTCGCGCTCTCGGGCCGCTCCGAGGAGGACGCGCGCCGGGGCTTCGCGGTGGCCTCGGCCCAGCGCAACCTGCGCATCCTCGGCGTGTTCGCGCGCCTGTGCCTGCGCGACGGCAAGCGCCGCTACCCCGACTGGATCCCCCGCACGTGGATGCTGCTGCAGCGCGACCTCGCCCACCCCGCCCTCGCAGGCGTCCGCGCGATCGTCGAGCGGGCGATCCCCGCCCCCACCGAGGCGCGGCTGGATGCCATCCGCGCGGCCGCCGGCACCCGCCGGGGCGAGGTGCGCGCCCGATGA
- a CDS encoding nucleotidyltransferase family protein: MIAAMVFAAGLGTRMRPLTDDRPKAMVAVAGRPLIDHALEQVEGCAPVVVNAHHHAAALRAHLADRAGVTLVEERPLLLETGGGLRNALPHLGGGPVLTMNADNVWTGPRAAATLRAAWDPGAMDGLLLLGPIRGRAEAGRWKMALDGEGRIALAEEGLDYLGAGIVKTDGMGAMPDGPFSLRELWLPMIERGRLHGVVHPGGWADVGRPENIAAAEALLAGAPA; this comes from the coding sequence ATGATCGCCGCGATGGTCTTCGCCGCCGGGCTCGGCACCCGGATGCGCCCGCTCACCGACGACCGCCCCAAGGCGATGGTCGCGGTGGCGGGCCGCCCGCTGATCGACCACGCGCTGGAGCAGGTCGAGGGCTGCGCCCCCGTCGTCGTCAACGCCCACCACCACGCCGCCGCCCTGCGCGCCCACTTGGCAGACCGCGCCGGCGTCACCCTGGTCGAGGAGCGTCCGCTGCTGCTGGAGACCGGCGGCGGCCTGCGCAACGCCCTGCCGCACCTGGGCGGCGGCCCCGTCCTCACCATGAACGCCGACAACGTCTGGACCGGCCCCCGCGCCGCCGCCACCCTGCGGGCCGCGTGGGACCCCGGGGCGATGGACGGCCTCCTGCTGCTCGGCCCGATCCGCGGCCGCGCCGAGGCCGGGCGCTGGAAGATGGCGCTGGACGGCGAGGGACGCATCGCCCTGGCCGAGGAGGGGCTGGACTACCTCGGCGCCGGCATCGTCAAGACGGACGGCATGGGCGCCATGCCCGACGGCCCGTTCTCCCTGCGCGAGCTGTGGCTGCCCATGATCGAGCGGGGCCGCCTCCACGGCGTCGTCCATCCCGGCGGCTGGGCCGACGTGGGCCGCCCCGAGAACATCGCCGCCGCCGAGGCGCTGCTGGCGGGGGCGCCGGCATGA
- the addB gene encoding double-strand break repair protein AddB has protein sequence MNVFHEPLGVDFTAAFVDGLRARLHGEPPEAMAGVTLLLPTRRMQRRLAEMMLRGGAAVLPRIALVSDLGPLVPHLALPPERSALSLRLELARLVDALLEEMPHLAPRAAAFDLAGSLGDLLAEMKEEGVGAAALGAVDLHPLPEHWQNSVRFLRIAVDFAERADLGAAADVQALCLDALEAAWAAAPPPGRVIVAGSTGSRAQTARLMRMVAALPNGAVVLPGLDREMPVDAWDALDPATQDHPQFRHRAFLGALGLANSDVPQWSDHRPAAPERTRLLSLALRPPPVTHAWLAEGPPLAAEAEAACAGLTLVEAATPIEEAEVIALRLRQAVEEGTRAALISPDRTLSRQVAAVLDRWGLEPDDSAGRPLDLSPPGRLLIQTARLRGRAAEAETLVALLKHPLAHSNGARREHLKRTRDMEMGWLRGGPLHPDPLGLRHWAQDERTRGVDDAWTAWLSDLLVLLEREQTRRGTLLEHASEHLALMNRIGAGSALPPGDPFERPTGALWDEAAGREALAAMQELIRDAEAAGPLEFTADDYARFLAGLLAARDVREPDRPHPDVMIWGALEARVQGADLVILGGLNDGTWPSLPGPDMWMSRGMRAACGLRAPERTVGLSAHDFEQAAAGRTVWLTRALRSAETQTVPSRWLNRMTSLLGGIGPEGEAALAGMRARGAEALGLARALRAPCPRRHHAPPARRPAPVPPRAARPRKLSVTAVERLIRDPYAIYARDVLRLRLLAPLRPPSDAALRGEVVHDVLASFGDAAAVEADALLEALRTEMEYAVPGAATRALWLGRFARIAPDFAAQEAARRGLGRPAVIEGMGEWRVPGTDFTLTARADRIDDRGTAVAIFDYKTGTVPTEKQQAFFAKQLLLEALMVEGGAFADLGPRPVEEVAFLGVGTMLATRGTRIDDEIRAELLEGLRALIARYGGDAPFPARLAPDMVGYAGDYDHLARHGEWTDAHPFEPEPVDP, from the coding sequence ATGAACGTGTTCCACGAACCCCTCGGCGTCGACTTCACCGCGGCCTTCGTGGACGGCCTGCGCGCGCGCCTGCACGGCGAGCCGCCCGAGGCCATGGCCGGCGTCACGCTCCTCTTGCCCACCCGCCGGATGCAGCGGCGCCTGGCCGAGATGATGCTGCGGGGCGGCGCCGCCGTGCTGCCGCGCATCGCGCTCGTCTCCGACCTCGGCCCCCTGGTGCCGCACCTCGCGCTGCCGCCCGAGCGCTCGGCGCTGTCGCTGCGGCTGGAGCTGGCGCGTCTCGTGGACGCGCTCCTGGAGGAGATGCCCCACCTCGCCCCCCGCGCCGCGGCCTTCGACCTCGCCGGCTCGCTGGGCGACCTTCTGGCGGAGATGAAGGAGGAGGGCGTGGGCGCCGCCGCCTTGGGTGCGGTGGACCTCCACCCGCTGCCGGAGCACTGGCAGAACAGCGTGCGCTTCCTGCGCATCGCCGTGGACTTCGCGGAGCGCGCCGACCTCGGCGCCGCCGCCGACGTGCAGGCGCTGTGCCTCGACGCCTTGGAGGCCGCTTGGGCTGCGGCACCCCCGCCCGGCCGGGTGATCGTGGCCGGCTCGACCGGCTCGCGCGCGCAGACGGCGCGGCTCATGCGCATGGTGGCCGCGCTGCCGAACGGCGCCGTCGTCCTGCCCGGCCTCGACCGCGAGATGCCGGTGGACGCCTGGGACGCGCTCGATCCCGCCACCCAGGACCACCCCCAGTTCCGCCACCGCGCCTTCCTGGGCGCCCTCGGGCTCGCCAACAGCGACGTGCCCCAGTGGAGCGACCACCGCCCCGCCGCGCCGGAGCGCACGCGCCTCCTGTCGCTCGCCCTGCGCCCGCCCCCCGTCACCCACGCCTGGCTCGCCGAGGGCCCGCCCCTCGCCGCCGAGGCGGAGGCGGCCTGCGCCGGCCTCACCCTCGTCGAGGCGGCGACGCCGATCGAGGAGGCCGAGGTGATCGCCCTGCGGCTCCGGCAGGCCGTCGAGGAGGGCACGCGCGCCGCCCTGATCTCGCCCGACCGGACGCTCTCGCGCCAGGTGGCCGCGGTTCTCGACCGCTGGGGGCTGGAGCCCGACGACAGCGCGGGCCGGCCCCTCGACCTCTCGCCGCCGGGGCGCCTCCTGATCCAGACCGCCCGCCTGCGCGGCCGCGCCGCCGAGGCCGAGACGCTGGTGGCCCTGCTCAAGCACCCGCTGGCCCACTCGAACGGCGCCCGGCGCGAGCACCTCAAGCGCACCCGCGACATGGAGATGGGCTGGCTGCGCGGCGGCCCGCTCCACCCCGATCCGCTCGGGCTGCGCCACTGGGCGCAGGACGAGCGCACGCGCGGCGTGGACGACGCGTGGACGGCGTGGCTGTCCGACCTCCTCGTGCTGCTGGAGCGCGAGCAGACGCGACGCGGCACGCTGCTGGAGCACGCCTCAGAGCACCTGGCCCTGATGAACCGCATCGGCGCGGGCAGCGCGCTGCCGCCGGGCGATCCCTTCGAGCGGCCCACCGGCGCGCTGTGGGACGAGGCGGCGGGACGCGAGGCGCTGGCCGCCATGCAGGAGCTGATCCGCGACGCCGAGGCCGCCGGCCCGCTGGAGTTCACCGCCGACGACTACGCCCGCTTCCTCGCCGGCCTGCTCGCCGCGCGCGACGTGCGCGAGCCGGACCGCCCGCATCCCGACGTCATGATCTGGGGCGCGCTGGAGGCGCGGGTGCAGGGCGCTGACCTCGTGATCCTGGGCGGGCTGAACGACGGCACCTGGCCCTCGCTCCCCGGCCCCGACATGTGGATGAGCCGGGGCATGCGCGCCGCCTGCGGCCTGCGCGCGCCCGAGCGCACCGTGGGCCTGTCGGCGCACGACTTCGAGCAGGCCGCCGCGGGGCGCACCGTCTGGCTGACGCGCGCGCTGCGCTCGGCCGAAACCCAGACCGTGCCGTCGCGCTGGCTCAACCGCATGACCTCGCTCCTGGGCGGCATCGGCCCCGAGGGCGAGGCGGCGCTGGCGGGGATGCGCGCCCGCGGCGCCGAGGCGCTGGGCCTCGCCCGCGCGCTGCGCGCGCCCTGCCCGCGCCGCCACCACGCGCCGCCCGCCCGCCGCCCCGCGCCGGTGCCGCCGCGCGCCGCGCGTCCGCGCAAGCTGTCGGTCACGGCCGTGGAGCGGCTGATCCGCGACCCCTACGCGATCTACGCCCGCGACGTGCTGCGCTTGCGGCTTCTCGCGCCCCTGCGCCCGCCCTCCGATGCCGCCCTGCGCGGCGAGGTGGTGCACGACGTGCTCGCCTCGTTCGGCGACGCCGCCGCGGTGGAGGCCGATGCCCTGCTGGAGGCGCTGCGCACGGAGATGGAGTACGCCGTGCCCGGCGCCGCCACCCGCGCGCTCTGGCTCGGGCGCTTCGCCCGCATCGCCCCGGACTTCGCGGCGCAGGAGGCGGCGCGGCGCGGCCTCGGCCGTCCCGCGGTGATCGAGGGCATGGGCGAATGGCGCGTGCCGGGCACCGACTTCACGCTCACGGCCCGCGCCGACCGCATCGACGACCGCGGCACCGCCGTCGCCATCTTCGACTACAAGACCGGCACGGTGCCCACCGAGAAGCAGCAGGCGTTCTTCGCCAAGCAGCTCCTCCTCGAGGCGCTGATGGTCGAGGGCGGCGCCTTCGCGGACCTCGGCCCCCGCCCGGTCGAGGAGGTGGCGTTCCTCGGCGTGGGCACGATGCTGGCGACGCGCGGCACCCGGATCGACGACGAGATCCGGGCCGAGCTGCTGGAGGGCCTGCGCGCCTTGATCGCGCGCTACGGCGGCGACGCCCCCTTCCCGGCCCGCCTCGCCCCCGACATGGTTGGCTACGCCGGCGACTACGACCACCTCGCCCGCCACGGCGAGTGGACCGACGCGCACCCCTTCGAGCCAGAGCCGGTGGACCCGTGA